The sequence GACGAGAGCCTGCCGCAGCCGCCCGACGCCCATGCTTGACGCCTAGCCCCCGGCTCTATCCCATGGACGTAGGCCGGCCGGTCCAGCGGCCGCGGCCCTCGGGTTCCAGCCGCTGCCCGCGGGCTTCTTCGCCACACTGGCCGCGTTGGTCGTGTGTTACCCGGGCCTGGTCGAGAACGGCAAACGGTTCTTCCACCGCGCTGCCAGGGCCCCCGCCCGGCCGAGCCCGGCACCCGGCCACCGCCATCTGCGGCGCCGCGCCGCGCGCTTCAGCACCGCCCAGCGACGCAGGGCCGCGCTCCACAGACGTCCAGGCCCGGGTGAGGGTGCCAAGGCCAACTTGAAAGAGTTGTTCCGGCAAGTAGTTCCGGCCTGATTTCCCTGGCTCCCTGCGCGGCCGAGTTGCTGAGGCAAGGACATCACGCTCTGGAACTGGCACGCTGTTCCACCTGGTCAGGGGGTTGTTCCGTACTCGTAGGGATGTGGGAGCGACGAACCGTCCATTTTCGCCAGGCCCTACAGAGCCGACGGGGGGACGATGGAGGTGAACTGATTCGACCACCCTGTTCCTGAGAGGAGCAGACGGTATGGCTTCCTCTTCCTTCGATTCCTCGGGTGCCGGCCCTCCGCGCGGCACCGAGACACCGGACGCCTCCGGCACCGAAAGCCTGGGTGGCTTGGCCGACATGGGCTGGCAGGCCCTTCTCACCATGGGCCTGGCTGCCATCGCACTGGGTGTCGTGGTCCTTGCCTGGCCTCAGGAGACGCTGCGGGTCGTCGGCGTGCTCTTCGGCGTCTATCTGCTGGTCATCGGTGTCTTCCAGCTGGTCGCCGCCTTCGGTACGCATGTCCCCCGGCATCTTCGGGCGCTGCATTTCCTCGCCGGTGCGCTCTCCGTCCTCCTGGGTCTGATCTGCTTCCGGGGCACGCTGGAGTCGATTCTGCTGCTCGCCCTGTGGATCGGCTTCGGTTGGCTGGTGCGCGGCATCATGGTGACAGCGACGGCTGCCTCCGCTCCCCGGGATATGCCGGCACGAGGCTGGATGCTGTTCGCCGGAATCATCGGCTTGCTGGCAGGCACCGTGCTGATCGTCGCGCCGTTCACCTCGATCGCCGCGCTCACCCTGACGGTGAGCATCATGGCCATAGTCCTTGGGGCGGTTGAGGTATTCCACGCCATAAGGATGCGGGCCGACGTCAGCCGCCTCGCTCCCGGCACCACTGCCGAGCGACGTCCGCTGTTCCACTCCCGGCCGCACCCCCAGCACTGATTCTCGCGACTGCCGTGCTCCGCTGAGTGCGGCAAAAGTGGGTGTGGTGATGGCTGGAGCTGAGGCGCGTACCCGGGTAGTGGTCGTGATGAATCCACGCTCGGGCGGCGGCAGTCCTGCTCGTTTCGACCTGGCCAATCGGGTCGAGGGCATGGGAGCGCGGGTCTGGTCGACCAGTGTCGACGACGACGCGGCGTCACTCGCGAGGCTCGCCGTCCAGGAGGGGGCTGAGGTACTGGGAGTGGCGGGCGGAGACGGCACGATATCGGCCGTGGCTGCGGTGGCCGCTGACACGGATCGCCCGTTGCTGGTGCTCCCGGCAGGCACGCGCAACCACTTCGCCCGGGACCTTGGCCTCGACATCCGCAACCC is a genomic window of Streptomyces gilvosporeus containing:
- a CDS encoding HdeD family acid-resistance protein, with translation MASSSFDSSGAGPPRGTETPDASGTESLGGLADMGWQALLTMGLAAIALGVVVLAWPQETLRVVGVLFGVYLLVIGVFQLVAAFGTHVPRHLRALHFLAGALSVLLGLICFRGTLESILLLALWIGFGWLVRGIMVTATAASAPRDMPARGWMLFAGIIGLLAGTVLIVAPFTSIAALTLTVSIMAIVLGAVEVFHAIRMRADVSRLAPGTTAERRPLFHSRPHPQH